One region of Miscanthus floridulus cultivar M001 chromosome 19, ASM1932011v1, whole genome shotgun sequence genomic DNA includes:
- the LOC136526575 gene encoding uncharacterized protein, whose translation MHFDCLQLKILSDQEVSWGRELAKEDQMKRIIKSLAQEFFPASSSAAAANCSVLERWTRWWFTELGIGWVLHVADGTSQGILQHAFDDARCWSRALAEIMETVRSTDSVIGLPCICEEEQQPMAAENSSSFPDQFQFARFVQETLFKMLTFVDVIVALDPNTITCDIFIANGVLALFQKISDLVRVRAALSYALSQIDALFLWTPSVEVRRIRGEILNFLRSKDVKALEGIWSTLEEIWTRILELIDDSSSASAQTSQGSSDIHKLTWSVMDHITFLLDNYSIVAPIVLEAARLGKYVPRNGDLPPFDSMIMEMMSCLEKMLVNMSESFPDLSRRLLFLLNNSYFILERLQDAPHLHMQFPVRDLTSKVDGYMDKYLQVSWAPVLSCLFNTTPLFLFGKYYPSLALHTFESEFQKTYTTQKLCKVPDPKLRKMLRKDITEKIIPSYTKYIEDNKVKTVQFGPQYLEEMLQELFEG comes from the coding sequence ATGCACTTTGACTGCTTGCAGCTAAAAATCCTCAGTGACCAGGAAGTGTCCTGGGGAAGAGAATTGGCCAAGGAGGATCAGATGAAGCGCATTATCAAAAGCCTGGCCCAGGAGTTCTTCCCTGCatcgtcgtcggcggcggcggcgaattgCAGCGTCCTGGAGAGGTGGACCAGGTGGTGGTTCACCGAGCTGGGCATCGGCTGGGTCCTCCACGTCGCCGATGGTACATCTCAAGGGATACTCCAGCATGCTTTCGATGATGCACGGTGCTGGAGCAGGGCTCTCGCCGAAATCATGGAAACCGTCCGTTCCACGGACTCCGTCATCGGCCTGCCCTGTATCTGTGAGGAAGAACAACAGCCCATGGCGGCTGAgaattcttcttcttttccagaTCAGTTTCAGTTCGCGCGGTTTGTCCAAGAAACCCTGTTCAAAATGCTCACTTTTGTTGATGTCATAGTTGCTCTGGATCCTAATACTATCACCTGTGACATTTTTATTGCCAATGGGGTGCTGGCATTGTTCCAGAAAATCAGTGACCTGGTGCGTGTGCGTGCTGCTCTATCTTATGCCTTATCCCAGATTGATGCGTTATTCCTTTGGACGCCCTCTGTAGAAGTTAGAAGGATACGGGGTGAGATACTCAACTTCTTGCGATCAAAGGATGTCAAGGCGCTAGAGGGCATATGGAGCACATTGGAGGAGATTTGGACCCGTATCTTGGAGCTGATAGATGACTCATCGTCGGCGTCTGCTCAAACTTCACAAGGATCATCGGACATCCACAAGCTCACCTGGTCGGTAATGGACCATATCACCTTCCTGCTGGATAATTACTCCATAGTGGCTCCGATAGTATTGGAAGCAGCTAGGCTTGGTAAGTATGTGCCTCGGAATGGAGACCTACCTCCTTTTGACAGCATGATCATGGAGATGATGTCTTGCCTAGAAAAAATGCTTGTCAACATGTCGGAATCATTTCCAGATCTAAGCCGTAGGCTCCTATTCTTGCTCAACAATTCATATTTCATATTGGAGAGGCTCCAGGATGCTCCTCATCTTCACATGCAATTCCCTGTTAGAGACCTAACCAGTAAAGTCGATGGCTACATGGACAAATATCTACAAGTATCTTGGGCACCGGTGTTATCATGCTTGTTCAATACTACACCTCTTTTCTTATTCGGAAAATACTACCCGTCGCTGGCACTGCATACGTTTGAGTCTGAGTTTCAGAAGACATACACCACTCAAAAGCTGTGCAAGGTCCCAGATCCTAAGCTAAGGAAAATGCTTCGCAAAGATATCACCGAGAAAATCATTCCAAGCTATACCAAATACATAGAGGATAACAAAGTTAAGACCGTACAGTTCGGTCCCCAATACTTGGAAGAGATGCTGCAAGAGCTGTTCGAAGGATGA